A genome region from Bifidobacterium coryneforme includes the following:
- a CDS encoding haloacid dehalogenase-like hydrolase, with protein MRVLDFDGTIYDGESLLDFYFFTLRRYGSMVRFAPAALYYAIRYRLGRVTLEELDRAMRRIGGRYLQQLTSRPDFDMDRLVSEFWDRNMSKIMDWYRPRQDDVILTASFDVVAGEACRRLGVGRCIGSTLDMETLEVGYLNFGPGKPVHFMEAVGDGARIDSFYTDSDFDAPMVQLARKAYLVERGCVHRIK; from the coding sequence ATGCGGGTACTGGATTTCGATGGCACCATCTATGACGGTGAGAGCCTGCTCGACTTCTACTTCTTCACCCTGCGCCGGTACGGCAGCATGGTGAGGTTCGCCCCTGCCGCCTTGTACTACGCCATCAGGTACCGGCTCGGCAGGGTAACCCTGGAAGAGCTCGACAGGGCCATGCGCCGCATAGGCGGCAGGTATCTACAGCAGCTCACGTCCCGTCCCGATTTTGATATGGATCGATTGGTCAGCGAATTCTGGGACAGGAACATGAGCAAAATCATGGATTGGTACCGACCCCGTCAGGATGATGTCATCCTGACGGCGAGTTTCGATGTGGTGGCGGGAGAGGCGTGCCGCCGCCTGGGAGTGGGCCGATGCATCGGTTCGACACTCGATATGGAGACCCTGGAGGTCGGGTATCTCAACTTCGGTCCGGGCAAACCAGTTCATTTCATGGAAGCGGTCGGGGACGGTGCACGGATTGACTCCTTCTACACCGACAGCGACTTCGATGCCCCGATGGTGCAGCTGGCCAGGAAGGCATACCTGGTTGAGAGGGGATGCGTGCACCGCATCAAGTGA
- a CDS encoding Gfo/Idh/MocA family protein gives MSRLNGRRQEAQQKGRHVNVAILGAGRIAHSLARTLVMMTKDERYSRLVAPYAVASRDRERAGAFAAQYGFEHPYGSYQELLEDPEVDLVYIATPHNLHAEQAVACMEAGKNVLVEKSFTANAKQARQVIETSQKTGLLCTEAIWTRYMPSRSIIDRIVSSGDLGTVQTVTGNLGYVTTGKARMTDPALAGGALLDVGVYPLNFIDMIMGPRPIERITTDWVRSPEGVDSQNSTTLLYQDGSMGVATSSMVSNSDRFGSIWGSEGYLMCGNINNVESLDLYDNTHEKIRSYPIPDQLTGYEYEVASAAEAILDGRTECPEMPHHDTLRIMELMDSIRQQWGLVYPFEG, from the coding sequence ATGAGTAGATTGAACGGCAGGCGGCAGGAAGCCCAGCAAAAGGGAAGGCACGTCAACGTGGCTATTTTGGGGGCCGGCCGCATAGCCCACTCCCTGGCCAGGACACTGGTCATGATGACCAAGGATGAGCGCTACAGCCGACTTGTGGCCCCCTACGCCGTGGCCTCCCGGGACCGCGAGCGCGCCGGAGCCTTCGCAGCCCAGTATGGCTTCGAGCACCCATACGGTTCGTACCAGGAACTCCTGGAGGACCCCGAAGTCGACCTGGTCTACATCGCCACCCCCCATAATCTGCACGCGGAACAGGCCGTAGCCTGCATGGAGGCCGGCAAGAACGTCCTGGTTGAGAAGTCGTTCACAGCCAACGCCAAGCAGGCCAGGCAGGTGATCGAGACCTCGCAGAAGACAGGACTCCTCTGCACCGAAGCCATCTGGACCCGTTACATGCCTTCACGATCCATCATCGACCGCATCGTATCATCCGGCGATCTGGGCACCGTGCAGACGGTCACCGGCAATCTGGGCTATGTGACCACAGGAAAAGCCCGCATGACCGACCCCGCTCTTGCCGGCGGCGCCCTACTCGATGTGGGCGTCTACCCGCTCAACTTCATCGACATGATCATGGGGCCCAGGCCCATCGAGCGAATCACCACAGACTGGGTACGCAGCCCCGAAGGGGTCGACAGCCAGAATTCAACGACCCTGCTCTACCAGGACGGGTCCATGGGGGTGGCAACCAGTTCCATGGTTTCGAACAGTGACCGCTTCGGCTCCATATGGGGAAGCGAGGGCTACCTCATGTGCGGGAACATCAACAACGTGGAATCCCTGGACCTCTACGACAATACGCACGAAAAGATCCGCAGTTATCCAATCCCAGATCAGCTGACAGGATACGAATACGAGGTGGCCAGCGCCGCCGAGGCCATCCTGGACGGACGGACCGAGTGCCCGGAGATGCCCCACCACGATACCCTGCGCATCATGGAGCTGATGGACTCGATTCGCCAGCAATGGGGTCTGGTCTACCCATTCGAAGGCTGA
- a CDS encoding very short patch repair endonuclease, translating to MPSKVAPSKYKPGTRSYTMSRIRGKETSIERLVRSYLFARGLRFRKNDKRYPGHPDVVLPKWRAMVFVNGCFWHMHEGCAKFSIPKSNVEFWTTKLTRNRQRDQEQGSKLRAMGWRVFTVWECQLNATHRDKTLDELYQAIIDPDRQDESIKAPIQTKE from the coding sequence ATGCCTTCGAAGGTGGCTCCAAGCAAGTACAAACCCGGCACCCGCAGCTACACCATGTCCCGCATCAGGGGCAAGGAGACCTCCATCGAACGGTTGGTCCGGTCCTACCTCTTCGCCCGCGGACTCCGCTTCCGCAAGAACGACAAAAGGTACCCGGGCCACCCCGATGTGGTCCTGCCCAAGTGGCGGGCCATGGTCTTCGTCAACGGCTGTTTCTGGCATATGCATGAGGGCTGCGCCAAATTCTCCATCCCTAAATCGAACGTGGAATTCTGGACCACCAAGCTGACAAGGAACCGTCAGCGGGACCAGGAACAGGGCAGCAAACTGCGTGCCATGGGATGGAGGGTCTTCACGGTATGGGAATGCCAGTTGAATGCCACCCACCGCGATAAGACCCTGGACGAGCTGTATCAGGCCATCATCGACCCCGATCGCCAAGACGAATCGATAAAAGCACCAATCCAAACAAAGGAGTAA